The following are encoded in a window of Pristis pectinata isolate sPriPec2 chromosome 1, sPriPec2.1.pri, whole genome shotgun sequence genomic DNA:
- the asb1 gene encoding ankyrin repeat and SOCS box protein 1 isoform X3, with protein sequence MSERQAAEGGGGGPLSPGAEYREEAEGEAAAAAAGARAGRDLKEWLREQFCDGAAEGAEDTRLHDATYVGDLATIATLLKEDNFRRYGADVDVDHHLASRVSAPAARRFTSLGVCPLYISSAYHHLQCFKLLLKAGANPDYNYWGHVDVKAFPRGSPTCILDAVLRHGCDVQFVKLLIDFGANLNLVNWEGLDVETMGRMKVKEEALQVFRAAKGTPRTLTSSCRIVIRRALGKFRLNLIQTLPIPDTIKIFLLHEDT encoded by the exons ATGTCCGAGCGGCAGGCAGCCGAGGGCGGCGGTGGCGGCCCTCTGAGCCCCGGCGCCGAGTACCGGGAGGAGGCCGAAGGAGAGGCGGCGGCTGCGGCCGCCGGCGCCAGGGCCGGCCGCGACTTGAAGGAGTGGCTGCGGGAACAGTTCTGCGACGGGGCGGCGGAGGGGGCGGAGGACACCCGGCTGCACGATGCCACCTACGTGGGGGACCTGGCCACCATCGCCACCCTGCTGAAGGAGGACAACTTCAGGAG ATATGGtgctgatgttgatgttgatcaTCATTTAGCCAGTCGTGTCTCAGCACCTGCTGCTCGGCGATTCACATCACTAGGTGTGTGCCCACTCTATATCAGTTCTGCCTATCATCATCTCCAGTGTTTCAAGTTGTTACTGAAAGCCGGAGCTAACCCTGATTATAACTACTGGGGCCATGTGGATGTTAAGGCCTTTCCCAGAGGTTCGCCCACCTGTATTCTGGATGCTGTCCTGCGGCATGGATGCGATGTGCAGTTTGTAAAACTTTTGATCGACTTTGGTGCTAACTTAAACCTGGTTAATTGGGAGGGCCTGGATGTGGAAACAATGGGTCGCatgaaggtgaaggaggaggCGTTGCAGGTTTTCAGAGCTGCGAAAG GTACTCCTAGGACTTTGACATCTTCCTGCCGCATTGTCATTAGGAGAGCACTGGGGAAGTTTCGTCTTAATCTGATCCAAACACTACCTATACCGGACACAATCAAAATCTTCCTGTTACATGAAGACACCTAA
- the asb1 gene encoding ankyrin repeat and SOCS box protein 1 isoform X1 has translation MSERQAAEGGGGGPLSPGAEYREEAEGEAAAAAAGARAGRDLKEWLREQFCDGAAEGAEDTRLHDATYVGDLATIATLLKEDNFRRRINEKSVWCCGWLPCTPLRIAATAGHADCADYLLKQGAEVDLVDVKGQTALYVAVLNGHVECTRILVQAGADPNGSCHHRSTPVYHASRVGRADILKELIKYGADVDVDHHLASRVSAPAARRFTSLGVCPLYISSAYHHLQCFKLLLKAGANPDYNYWGHVDVKAFPRGSPTCILDAVLRHGCDVQFVKLLIDFGANLNLVNWEGLDVETMGRMKVKEEALQVFRAAKGTPRTLTSSCRIVIRRALGKFRLNLIQTLPIPDTIKIFLLHEDT, from the exons ATGTCCGAGCGGCAGGCAGCCGAGGGCGGCGGTGGCGGCCCTCTGAGCCCCGGCGCCGAGTACCGGGAGGAGGCCGAAGGAGAGGCGGCGGCTGCGGCCGCCGGCGCCAGGGCCGGCCGCGACTTGAAGGAGTGGCTGCGGGAACAGTTCTGCGACGGGGCGGCGGAGGGGGCGGAGGACACCCGGCTGCACGATGCCACCTACGTGGGGGACCTGGCCACCATCGCCACCCTGCTGAAGGAGGACAACTTCAGGAG GAGAATCAATGAGAAGTCAGTCTGGTGCTGTGGGTGGCTGCCCTGCACTCCCCTGCGGATTGCAGCGACTGCGGGCCACGCTGACTGCGCGGACTACCTGCTCAAGCAAGGGGCCGAGGTGGACTTGGTTGATGTCAAGGGACAGACTGCACTGTACGTGGCTGTTCTGAACGGCCACGTGGAATGTACCCGCATCCTTGTACAAGCAGGTGCTGACCCAAATGGAAGTTGCCACCACCGCAGCACACCTGTTTATCATGCCTCGCGGGTGGGCAGAGcagacatcctcaaagaactaatCAA ATATGGtgctgatgttgatgttgatcaTCATTTAGCCAGTCGTGTCTCAGCACCTGCTGCTCGGCGATTCACATCACTAGGTGTGTGCCCACTCTATATCAGTTCTGCCTATCATCATCTCCAGTGTTTCAAGTTGTTACTGAAAGCCGGAGCTAACCCTGATTATAACTACTGGGGCCATGTGGATGTTAAGGCCTTTCCCAGAGGTTCGCCCACCTGTATTCTGGATGCTGTCCTGCGGCATGGATGCGATGTGCAGTTTGTAAAACTTTTGATCGACTTTGGTGCTAACTTAAACCTGGTTAATTGGGAGGGCCTGGATGTGGAAACAATGGGTCGCatgaaggtgaaggaggaggCGTTGCAGGTTTTCAGAGCTGCGAAAG GTACTCCTAGGACTTTGACATCTTCCTGCCGCATTGTCATTAGGAGAGCACTGGGGAAGTTTCGTCTTAATCTGATCCAAACACTACCTATACCGGACACAATCAAAATCTTCCTGTTACATGAAGACACCTAA
- the asb1 gene encoding ankyrin repeat and SOCS box protein 1 isoform X2, with protein MSERQAAEGGGGGPLSPGAEYREEAEGEAAAAAAGARAGRDLKEWLREQFCDGAAEGAEDTRLHDATYVGDLATIATLLKEDNFRRRINEKSVWCCGWLPCTPLRIAATAGHADCADYLLKQGAEVDLVDVKGQTALYVAVLNGHVECTRILVQAGADPNGSCHHRSTPVYHASRVGRADILKELIKYGADVDVDHHLASRVSAPAARRFTSLGVCPLYISSAYHHLQCFKLLLKAGANPDYNYWGHVDVKAFPRGSPTCILDAVLRHGCDVQFVKLLIDFGANLNLVNWEGLDVETMGRMKVKEEALQVFRAAKGCRNCHQNQKRFKYLLATCD; from the exons ATGTCCGAGCGGCAGGCAGCCGAGGGCGGCGGTGGCGGCCCTCTGAGCCCCGGCGCCGAGTACCGGGAGGAGGCCGAAGGAGAGGCGGCGGCTGCGGCCGCCGGCGCCAGGGCCGGCCGCGACTTGAAGGAGTGGCTGCGGGAACAGTTCTGCGACGGGGCGGCGGAGGGGGCGGAGGACACCCGGCTGCACGATGCCACCTACGTGGGGGACCTGGCCACCATCGCCACCCTGCTGAAGGAGGACAACTTCAGGAG GAGAATCAATGAGAAGTCAGTCTGGTGCTGTGGGTGGCTGCCCTGCACTCCCCTGCGGATTGCAGCGACTGCGGGCCACGCTGACTGCGCGGACTACCTGCTCAAGCAAGGGGCCGAGGTGGACTTGGTTGATGTCAAGGGACAGACTGCACTGTACGTGGCTGTTCTGAACGGCCACGTGGAATGTACCCGCATCCTTGTACAAGCAGGTGCTGACCCAAATGGAAGTTGCCACCACCGCAGCACACCTGTTTATCATGCCTCGCGGGTGGGCAGAGcagacatcctcaaagaactaatCAA ATATGGtgctgatgttgatgttgatcaTCATTTAGCCAGTCGTGTCTCAGCACCTGCTGCTCGGCGATTCACATCACTAGGTGTGTGCCCACTCTATATCAGTTCTGCCTATCATCATCTCCAGTGTTTCAAGTTGTTACTGAAAGCCGGAGCTAACCCTGATTATAACTACTGGGGCCATGTGGATGTTAAGGCCTTTCCCAGAGGTTCGCCCACCTGTATTCTGGATGCTGTCCTGCGGCATGGATGCGATGTGCAGTTTGTAAAACTTTTGATCGACTTTGGTGCTAACTTAAACCTGGTTAATTGGGAGGGCCTGGATGTGGAAACAATGGGTCGCatgaaggtgaaggaggaggCGTTGCAGGTTTTCAGAGCTGCGAAAG